Proteins from a single region of Mus pahari chromosome 2, PAHARI_EIJ_v1.1, whole genome shotgun sequence:
- the Prrt4 gene encoding proline-rich transmembrane protein 4, whose product MAGRGCLELGLFCWVLLAVPVGPQPASSVPGAPLTTLTPPPQSEASMLSLNLGLNFKFHLRGPAAVWGNPVTETHPLSPGLGQESEEEEEGGLRIDPLWELLVGSPGNYLPEWGSAEGSLTPWASSPPPESTSRLSGPTKRPTAPSQPRMGTVTWATALTATAPPTSAPRPHQGELELKFDVALRAGAAPTLGHRSLPLLPSLRASLAEIAGRLGPFGFFGTTVSPLRNFSRQSYPDTTAHPSFASEVSDSPGLFGTTGSRPPPLLERKFLSPSLLESVVSPSSASIKTTPLQRDPTVSTSGPDELSPASFGNPSAQPGCEPGSCSEPELPDDLGQPPASPLPLFFLTLEADWAEARARWGLAWEAHVYGAGALFGLVALLALLALALLPWRCPPGAPCLALLDLLLLSAGTTRAFPLFYDAYGHRDRLPTLVWMLLQDLPLPCLAAGLGLACLLLARPRTPRCPAGLAALLLLGLGLAAAAALGSAVHRPLRPLRLASRGLHAFLAAFLSGLLLALSCWGGRRRRAGAPLGGSGFKGATPVPQVRSPFAPRESWRRAARTAPVAGTFGLLSGALQGYEVLHALGYGGQAGLEGPWPWWAFQLGLRLGEVGVALPLALLGLYPALCSPRVPRRCWAKLFRLSPGHAAPLLPGGWVPGIRDKEPLGSAIARGDAELLQLCALAGPGPDLLLQGGGCRSFEGAGANPTQSTASSPSSDCTVDFRPPSPINLRRSIEEALCSEALLAPGLFQGPAFGEVLPGLDLYRTISLGNKTGAGPSEKSEKVPGSPAPPELPSPGAWPPGSSASSGSLCGLSRDSSSMLLCSSPDRPPRCPLVCVLSPPRPSESSPSLPASGSYQALSPPSCDSPEHASELQAEEALLQEQFLDACRQIDELSMGSDTIDL is encoded by the exons ATGGCGGGCCGCGGCTgcctggagctggggctgttctGTTGGGTCCTGCTTGCTGTACCTGTGGGTCCACAGCCTGCTTCCTCTGTACCAGGTGCCCCTCTTACTACTCTGACCCCACCACCTCAGAGTGAGGCCTCTATGCTCTCTCTCAACCTGGGGCTAAACTTCAAATTCCATCTCCGGGGACCTGCTGCTGTCTGGGGAAACCCTGTCACCGAgacccatcctctctctcctggACTAGGCCAGGagtctgaggaagaggaggaaggcggTCTGAGGATTGATCCCCTTTGGGAACTGCTGGTGGGGTCCCCTGGGAACTATCTCCCAGAGTGGGGCTCTGCCGAAGGCAGCCTTACACCCTGGGCTTCCTCCCCGCCTCCCGAGTCCACATCCCGCCTCTCAGGGCCCACCAAGCGGCCCACTGCTCCCTCTCAACCTAGGATGGGCACCGTGACCTGGGCCACTGCTCTGACAGCGACAGCACCTCCAACCAGTGCTCCCAGGCCTCATCAGGGCGAGCTTGAGCTGAAGTTTGATGTGGCTCTGAGAGCAGGTGCAGCCCCGACTCTCGGTCATAGGTCGCTACCTCTGTTGCCCAGCTTGCGGGCCAGCCTGGCAGAGATTGCTGGGCGCCTGGGACCTTTTG GGTTCTTTGGTACCACTGTGTCCCCACTCCGGAACTTCTCAAGGCAGAGCTACCCAGACACAACAGCACACCCAAGTTTTGCTTCTGAAGTGTCAGATTCTCCTG GGCTCTTTGGTACCACGGGGTCACGTCCTCCACCTCTCCTGGAAAGGAAATTCTTAAGCCCAAGCCTGTTGGAGTCAGTGGTTTCCCCGAGCTCTGCCTCAATCAAGACAACGCCATTGCAACGTG ACCCCACTGTCTCCACTTCTGGCCCAGATGAACTCTCTCCTGCCAGCTTCGGAAATCCTTCAGCACAGCCTGGATGTGAGCCAGGCTCTTGTAGTGAGCCAGAGTTGCCAGATGACTTAGGGCAGCCGCCTGCCTCCCCGCTGCCTCTCTTCTTCTTGACCCTGGAGGCCGACTGGGCAGAGGCTAGGGCTCGCTGGGGTCTGGCCTGGGAAGCCCATGTATATGGAGCAGGAGCGCTCTTTGGCTTGGtggccctgctggctctgttggCTCTGGCCCTCTTGCCCTGGCGCTGTCCGCCGGGCGCCCCCTGCCTGGCGTTGCTGGATCTGCTGCTGCTCTCGGCGGGGACCACGCGGGCCTTCCCGCTCTTCTACGACGCCTACGGGCATCGAGATAGGCTGCCGACCCTCGTCTGGATGCTGCTGCAGGACCTTCCGCTGCCCTGCCTAGCTGCAGGTCTGGGGCTGGCTTGCTTGCTGCTGGCGCGACCGCGCACTCCGAGGTGCCCCGCCGGCTTAGCGGCGCTCCTGCTGCTAGGACTGGGGTTGGCGGCAGCGGCCGCCCTAGGGAGCGCCGTGCACCGCCCGCTGCGGCCGCTGCGGCTCGCCTCCCGTGGGCTGCACGCCTTCCTCGCTGCTTTCCTGTCGGGGCTCCTGCTGGCACTCTCTTGTTGGGGCGGCCGGCGGCGGAGGGCCGGAGCACCCTTGGGAGGGTCTGGCTTTAAGGGTGCTACCCCTGTCCCGCAAGTGCGCAGCCCCTTCGCCCCGCGGGAGTCCTGGAGGCGAGCGGCTCGCACAGCCCCGGTGGCCGGGACCTTTGGGCTGCTGAGCGGAGCCCTGCAGGGCTACGAGGTGCTTCACGCCCTGGGCTACGGAGGCCAAGCAGGCTTGGAGGGGCCCTGGCCCTGGTGGGCTTTCCAGCTAGGTCTTCGTCTGGGCGAGGTGGGCGTCGCGCTCCCGTTAGCGCTGCTTGGTCTCTACCCAGCGCTCTGCAGCCCCCGTGTGCCGCGGCGCTGCTGGGCCAAGCTCTTCCGATTGTCTCCGGGACACGCTGCTCCGTTGCTCCCAGGAGGCTGGGTCCCCGGAATCCGGGACAAGGAGCCCCTGGGTAGCGCGATCGCGCGTGGGGACGCGGAGCTGCTGCAGCTATGCGCCCTAGCAGGCCCAGGTCCCGATCTCCTTCTCCAAGGTGGTGGCTGCCGGAGCTTCGAAGGTGCTGGGGCCAACCCAACGCAGTCAACAGCCTCCTCCCCTAGCAGCGATTGCACGGTGGACTTCCGCCCGCCCTCACCCATCAACCTGCGGCGCAGCATCGAGGAAGCCCTCTGCAGCGAGGCGCTGCTGGCTCCTGGCCTCTTTCAGGGCCCTGCCTTTGGGGAAGTCCTGCCTGGGCTCGATCTCTACCGCACCATCTCATTGGGGAACAAGACAGGGGCAGGACCCAGTGAGAAGTCCGAGAAGGTCCctggatccccagcacctcctGAGCTCCCCTCTCCCGGGGCCTGGCCTCCCGGCAGCAGCGCCTCATCTGGATCTCTGTGTGGACTCTCACGGGACAGCTCATCCATGCTTCTGTGTTCCAGCCCCGACAGGCCCCCTCGCTGTCCGTTAGTCTGCGTCCTCAGTCCCCCGCGACCCTCAGAAAgcagccccagcctcccagcctcagGATCCTACCAGGCCCTATCCCCACCCTCCTGTGACTCCCCGGAACATGCTTCTGAACTGCAGGCTGAGGAGGCATTGCTGCAAGAGCAATTCCTGGATGCCTGTCGACAGATTGATGAGCTGAGCATGGGCAGCGACACCATAGACCTATGA